A single region of the Chloroflexota bacterium genome encodes:
- the gcvT gene encoding glycine cleavage system aminomethyltransferase GcvT yields the protein MNSTKRTPLYSEHLKLGAKMVEFGGWEMPLHYPQGILSEHLATRKCGGLFDISHMGRFRISGRNALSFLQYVVTSNAAALLPGTAQYTMLPSETGGAIDDGYLYCVDEYDYLLVVNAANTEQDWQWLQKYVPKFPDLILEDVTAQVAMLALQGPKTKAVLEAVLGDKTKIPEPIWNHLTSSEFMGTSITIARTGYTGEPLGFELFPPASIAVSLWHKLLEAGNEHGIVPVGLGARDTLRLEAGFPLYGHELGTDADGKEIPVFAVPAARFAVSFSPVKGEFIGREILLRQFQEVKLRCEGRLDAPRDELLVPRSIYLMSLLGEGVARAGNPVLVDGKNVGNVTSGTVIPYLKFEGLGTMSRPGDESARRMLCLAYLDADLPEGQKAEVIVRDRPVNAVIVRRHIGREAPPYTRPLFPDNADENASAKDEKAVEELAVNLVQRANDNTVWRQQHTVNLIPSEQTASPLVKLLTIADPSGRYAEHRKVEALGNLETFYYQGTKFIAEVEKEVQEQLKKFLGCSEVEARLISGQMANATTYSGIMDYLNRADRHTEPRRIRYVMNHHIGRGGHLSAQTMGALRDFVSIDPVTDRWAVVNFPILPENPYQIDIARTAELIARYQPELFIFGKSMALHREPVKEIARIIADIKPKPIILYDAAHVLGLFGPYFQEPLNEGADIVTASTHKTFFGTQRGIIASNMSQDSDYAELWDSIVRRAFPGSVSNHHLGTLLGLLMAAYEMNTYGRDYQRQVLANARAFAQALKKRGLQVEGDPAVNYTETHQVVLRVGYARGVEMAERLEKNNIIVNFQALPDDEGFTASSGLRTGVQEMTRFGMEESDFAELADYMAAVILEEKNIADEVARFRQRFTTMRYCLPEEKARPLIDKMLGSLLKL from the coding sequence ATGAACAGCACGAAACGTACCCCGCTTTATAGCGAGCACCTCAAATTGGGCGCTAAAATGGTGGAGTTTGGCGGCTGGGAAATGCCCCTCCATTACCCTCAGGGTATCCTATCCGAACATCTGGCAACCCGAAAATGCGGCGGGCTCTTCGACATCTCACACATGGGAAGGTTCCGCATCAGCGGCCGCAATGCTCTGTCCTTCCTGCAGTATGTCGTGACCAGCAACGCCGCGGCCTTGCTGCCGGGAACAGCTCAATATACCATGCTGCCCAGTGAAACGGGGGGTGCCATAGACGACGGGTACCTGTATTGTGTCGATGAGTATGATTACCTGCTGGTCGTGAACGCGGCCAATACGGAGCAAGACTGGCAGTGGCTGCAGAAATATGTCCCTAAATTCCCCGATTTAATTCTGGAGGACGTTACCGCCCAGGTTGCCATGCTGGCACTGCAGGGCCCAAAAACAAAGGCCGTGCTGGAGGCCGTCCTCGGCGATAAAACCAAAATCCCGGAGCCAATCTGGAACCACCTGACCAGCAGTGAATTCATGGGCACTTCTATTACTATCGCCAGGACCGGATACACCGGCGAACCGCTTGGTTTTGAACTGTTTCCACCCGCCAGTATAGCGGTTTCGCTCTGGCACAAATTGCTGGAGGCCGGCAATGAACATGGTATCGTGCCGGTGGGACTGGGGGCCAGGGATACGTTAAGGCTGGAAGCCGGTTTCCCTCTCTATGGGCACGAACTCGGGACCGACGCCGACGGAAAAGAGATACCCGTATTCGCCGTGCCGGCAGCCCGTTTTGCCGTCAGTTTCAGCCCGGTCAAAGGGGAATTTATCGGGCGCGAGATACTGCTCCGGCAGTTCCAGGAAGTAAAACTCCGGTGCGAAGGCAGACTGGATGCACCCAGAGATGAGCTGCTCGTTCCCAGAAGCATTTACCTGATGTCTCTGCTGGGCGAAGGCGTGGCCAGGGCCGGCAATCCGGTGCTGGTCGATGGCAAAAACGTTGGGAATGTTACCAGCGGCACGGTGATACCCTACCTGAAATTCGAAGGTCTAGGTACAATGTCCAGGCCCGGTGATGAATCCGCACGCCGGATGCTCTGTCTGGCCTATCTCGATGCGGATTTACCCGAGGGGCAGAAAGCAGAGGTCATCGTTCGGGACAGGCCGGTTAACGCGGTCATCGTCCGCAGACACATTGGTCGTGAGGCGCCACCTTACACCCGACCCCTGTTTCCCGACAATGCGGACGAAAATGCTTCGGCAAAGGACGAAAAGGCAGTGGAAGAACTGGCGGTGAACCTGGTGCAAAGGGCCAACGACAATACCGTTTGGCGACAGCAGCATACCGTCAACCTGATACCATCGGAGCAGACCGCATCGCCGCTGGTGAAGTTGCTGACCATCGCCGACCCATCCGGCAGGTACGCCGAACACCGCAAAGTGGAAGCGCTGGGAAATCTTGAAACTTTTTATTATCAGGGCACCAAGTTCATTGCCGAGGTGGAGAAGGAAGTACAGGAGCAATTGAAAAAGTTCCTCGGCTGCTCTGAAGTGGAAGCGAGGCTTATCAGCGGCCAGATGGCCAATGCCACCACCTACAGCGGCATTATGGACTACCTGAACCGGGCGGACAGACATACCGAGCCGAGGAGAATAAGATACGTCATGAACCACCATATCGGGCGGGGTGGTCACTTAAGCGCCCAGACCATGGGCGCGCTGAGGGACTTCGTTTCCATTGACCCGGTTACCGACCGATGGGCGGTGGTCAACTTCCCCATTCTTCCCGAAAATCCGTATCAGATAGACATTGCCAGAACCGCGGAACTCATTGCCAGGTACCAGCCGGAACTGTTTATCTTTGGCAAGAGCATGGCCCTGCACCGCGAGCCGGTTAAAGAAATAGCCCGGATAATCGCTGATATAAAGCCGAAGCCAATCATCTTGTATGACGCCGCCCATGTCCTCGGCCTGTTCGGCCCTTACTTCCAGGAGCCATTGAATGAAGGTGCCGATATCGTAACCGCCTCCACGCACAAGACGTTCTTCGGCACGCAGCGTGGAATCATTGCCAGCAATATGAGTCAGGATTCTGATTACGCTGAACTCTGGGATAGCATCGTACGACGAGCCTTCCCCGGCAGTGTCAGCAACCATCACCTCGGCACCCTGCTCGGACTGCTCATGGCCGCCTACGAAATGAACACCTACGGGCGCGATTACCAGCGCCAGGTGCTGGCCAATGCCAGGGCTTTTGCCCAAGCCCTGAAAAAACGGGGGCTTCAGGTTGAGGGAGACCCTGCGGTTAACTATACGGAGACGCACCAGGTTGTCCTGCGCGTCGGTTATGCCCGCGGTGTGGAGATGGCGGAACGGTTGGAGAAAAACAACATCATCGTCAACTTCCAGGCGCTGCCCGATGATGAGGGCTTCACCGCCAGCAGCGGACTGAGAACCGGCGTCCAGGAGATGACCCGCTTCGGCATGGAGGAATCAGATTTCGCCGAGCTGGCGGATTACATGGCTGCGGTCATTCTTGAAGAAAAGAACATTGCCGATGAGGTAGCCCGCTTCCGGCAGAGATTCACCACCATGCGTTACTGTCTGCCCGAGGAAAAGGCCAGACCGCTCATTGATAAAATGCTCGGCAGTCTGTTAAAATTATAA